CCAACACCTGGCTCCACGACCAGCGCGGCCGGCTGATCGGCGTCGTCGACACCGACGAGCGCCGCCAGTCCACCAGCTACGACGCCCACGGCAACCCGGTCATGGTGACCGAGCGCGACGGCTCGGTGACCGTGCACGAGTACGACGACCGCGGCCGGCGTACGCGCACCGTGACCCCGTCCGGCGCCGACCTCACCTACGGCTACGACGAGGCCGACCGGATCACCACGGTCGTCGCCGAGTCAGGCGGCGTCGTCGAGTACTCCTACGACGGCGCGGACCGGAACCCCTCGCTGATGGTCGACCCGGAGGGCGGCCGGACCCGGTTCAGCTGGCGGGCCGGCCTGCTCACCGAGATGGTCGACCCGGTCGGCGTCACCGTCCGGTTCGACTACGACGACCGGGGCGACCTGGTGGCCACCACCGATGCCCTGGGCAACACCGCCCGGCTCGAGCGCGACCCCACAGGTCGCGTCACGGCCTCGGTGTCGCCGCTGGGTCACCGCACCCGCTGGACCTACCTGCCCCACGGGCACCTCGGGTCGCGTCAGGACCCGGACGGCGCCGTGTGGCGCTACGAGCACACCGCCGCGGGCCGGCTCTCGGCCGTGATCGACCCGACCGGCTCCCGCACCGAGATCGAGCACGGGTCCCACGGCGAGGAGACCCGGACCGTCGACCCGCTGGGTCGTGCCGTCACCCGCCACCTCGACGACCTCGGCAACCTCGCCTCGGTCGAGCTGCCCGACGGCAGCCGCTGGGAGTTCACCCACGACGCACTGTCGCGGCTGGTGGCCGCGACCGATCCTGCCGGCGCGGAGTGGCGCTACGACTACGACGCCAACGGCGACCTGACCGCGACCACGGACCCCACCGGCGTCCGGATCGGTGCCTCCGTGGACCGGCCGGCTCGCACGCTCACGGTCGGGGACGGCGAGGCGGACCGGACCTGGTCCTTCGACCCGCTCGGTCGCGCCACCGCCGCCACCGACCCCGACGGCACTTCCGCCGTCACCGTCCACGACGCCTGCGGTCGTCCCGTCGAGCTGCTCGACGGTGACGGGGGCCTGACCAGGATCGAGCGCGACGCCGCAGGGCGTGCTGTCGCCGTCACCTCGCCCACCGGCGCCGTCACCCGCTTCGAGTACGACGCCCGAGGTCGGCTGGCCGCCCTCGTCGACCCGACCGGGGCCCGGACCACGTACGAGCACGACGCGGACGGACGGCTGGTCCGCGAGGTGCTGCCGACCGGTGAGGTCGCCTGGACCGAGCACGACCCCTGCGGCCGGGTCACCGCCGCCTCCGTCCCGGGTCGCGGCGTGGCTCGCTACCGCTACGACGCCGCGGGCCGGGTCGTGGAGTCCAGCGACACCTGGTTCGGACGCCGCCGGTTCCGCTACGACGCAGCCGGTCAGCTGGTCGAGGTCGTCAACGGCAACGGCGGCGTCACCCGTTTCGAGCGCGACCCCCGCGGTCGCGCCGTGGCGGTCACCGACCCGCTGGGCCACACCACGCGCCGGAGCTACGACCAGCTGGACCGACCCGTCTCCCAGACCGACGCGCTGGGCCGCACGACCCGCGCCGGCTACGACGCCGCCGGTCGCCTCGCCTTCCAGGAGAGCCCGACGGGCTCCCGGGTGGAGTGGACCCACGACACCGCCGGCCGGATCGCCTCGGAGGTCGTCGACGGCCGACTCGTGACCTCGGTCGAGCACGACCCCCGCGCGCGCACGGTCCGGATCTCCGACCACACCCAGGAGCACCGCACCACCACCCACCTCCTGGAGTGGAACCGTCGCGACCAGCTGGTGCGGCACGTGCGCGACGACCGGGCGACCACGTGGGCCTACGACGCCGACGGGAACCGGACCTCGCTGACGACGCCGGACGGCCGCAGCACCACCTTCGAGCGCGACGCCGCCGGCCGCGTGTCCGTCGTCGAGCACCCGCTCCTCGGCCGGGCCGTGCTGGAGCGGGACGGGTCCGGACGCCTGGTCCGGGCCACCGCCGACGGCACGCTGCAGACCTGGGAGCGCCTCGACGGCTTCGTCGTGGCCCACGTGCACACCGATGCCGGTGGCGCCACCCGCACCGAGGTCACCCGTGACGAGGACGGCAGGATCACCGGCATCGACAGGGCAGGCGAGCGGACGACGTACGCCTACGACCTGGCCCACCAGCTGGTGGAGTCCCGGCTGGGCGGCTCGGTCACCCGCTGGTCCTACGACGCCGCGGGGCGTCTGGTCACGGAGTCCGTCGACGGCGCTGTCCGGGGGCACACCCACGACCCGGCCGGCCAGCTGCTGGCGACCCGGGGGCCGGACGGCCTCACCACGCGGCACGACTACGACGGCTGCGGCCGACGGGTCCGGACCGAGCGCCCCGACGGCCGCGTCCGCGAGCTCTCGTGGACGGCCACGGGCTGGCTCTCGGCGGTCACCGAGCGCGCCGGCGACGACGTCGAGCGCACCGAGCTCCACGTCGACGCCACCGGTCAGCTGGCGTGGGTCGGCGACACCGAGCTCTGGTGGGACACGGCCTCACCCCGCGGCCGGGGCCTGCTGCAGGTGGGTGAGGTTCCGCTCCTGCCGGTCGGCGCCGTCACCGGCGTCGGCGAGGACTGGATCCCTGCCGGCTGGCGCACCGGTCGCGGCGAGGGCACCGACCCGTGGCAGGCCGGGGTCTCCGGCGGCCCGGGACGACCCGTGGTGCCGGGCCTGCCGGCCGGGCTCGGGATCGGGGCGGCCGGCGAGCTGATCATCGGCGGCGTCGACCCGCTGGAGTGGCTGGACGCCCGGGTCTACGACCCGGCCAGCCGCGGCTTCCTCTCCACCGACCCGCTCGACCCGGTCATCGGGGCCGGCTGGGCCGGCAACCCCTACTCCTACGCCGGCAACGACCCGCTCCACGCCCTCGACCCCACCGGCCTGCGGCCCGCCACCGACGCGGACCTCCAGGCCTACAAGGACGCCAACAACGGCTGGGTCAGCGAGAACTGGGAGTACCTCGTCGGCGGGGCGATGGTGATCGGCGGCGGCATCATGATCGCCACCGGCTTCGGCGGTCCGGTCGGCATGGCCCTGGTGGCCGCCGGTGCCGACACGATCATCCAGAAGGCCACGACCGGCGAGGTGAACTGGGGGCAGGTCGCCGTCTCGGGCGGGCTCGGGCTCGTGGGTGGAGCCGGGGCTGCGTGGGCCACCCGCGCCAGCGTCAACGGCACGGCCGCGCTGCGCACCACCATGCTCGTCAACGGCGGCGTCAACGCGGCCGGGGCCGAGGCGGCGTACGTCATCAACAACCGGGGCAACCTGACCTGGCAGGGCGCCGTCGGCGCCGGGGCCGGCGGCTTCGTCTCCGGGGCGATCGGCGGCGCGGCAGGTCCGTCCGGCGGCACGCTGGCCACCCAGCTGGGGCAGCGCTCGACCAGCCTGACCGCCCACGCGGCCACGGGCGGCGTGAACTTCTTCGGCGGGTTCAGCGGATCCGTCGTCAACCAGACGATCAACGGTCAGCCCGTGAACTACGGTCAGGCTGCGCTGTCCGGCGGCGTCAACACCGCGACCGGAGCGGTCTCGTCGGTGACGATGCCCTCGGGTTCGGGCATGACCACCCTCAACCAGACCTCCTACTTCGGTCCGCGCACGGTCAGCGGCGCCTTCAACCTCGGCGGCACCAACACCCAGTCGATGTACCTCCAGGGCGGGGCGGGCGCGGCGCAGGGGGCCACGTACGACGTCTTCAGCGACTAGGTTTGGCGCCATGACCAGTGCTCGGTTCGGCGCCGTCGAGGTGGCCGTCGTGGGCTTGTGCCTCGGGCTCGGGATCGTCGTCCCGCTCTTCCGCGAGGTGTCGCCCCTGACCGTGGCGGTGACGGTGGCCGTCGGCCTGGTCATCGGTGCCGCCCTCGGGATCCTGTCGGGAGCCGCACGCGGCGTGGCCGTGCTGGTCGGCCTGCTCGGAGGCGTCGCCGTCGGACAGACCATGGGCCTGCCGGACGCGTGGAACCTCAGCTGGTCCCTGGCCCTGCTCGCGGGGCTGGTGGTCGGCTCGGTGCTCTTCGATGCACGGTCCCGGCGGCCCGGCGGCCGACGGTCCTCGCCTGAGCCTCCCCCTGCGGGGTCGGTGCTCCTGACCTGGACCGACGGGGACGACGAACACCGGCTCGAGGCCCCGAGCGCCGAGCGCGTGGCAGCGGCCGTCCGGGCCCTGGACGGTGACCGGCGCAGTGTCGTCAGCATCCTGCGGGGCGCGGCCCGCCTCGACGTCGGTGGTGACGCGCGGGGGGCGATGATGGTCTACGAGTCCGACGACCACACCGACCACCGCACCACCTGGCACCACCTGACGACTCCTGACGGTGATGCCGACGAGGACGAGGTGGCCGTGACGATCGCGGGCTGGCCCGGTCGCTTCCGCGGCCCGCAGACCACCACCGTCGACCCGGCGTTGCGGGCGGTCGAGCACTTCCGCAGCACCGGGCAGCGCGCACCCGGCCTGCCGTGGCACGGGGACCGCCAGGTGGCCGACATGCGCCCCCCGGCGCTGCAGCGGACCGACGGGCCGGCCCGGCGTACCCGATGAGGGCGGCTTCACCCCCTCGCAGGTGCCGCCGAGGTCCAGCCCCGATTTAACCCGGGAGCCCTCCACCCGCGGCTGAGGACGTGGCATCATCGGGGGCCGACGGGGGTCTCTCGGGTGGTGCCTGTCCCGGCGCCGGACGAGTCGTCCTCGTGTCCTGACCGACGACGACGCCGATCATGCGAAGGTCGGCACAGTGAGGGTGTGACATGTCTCGCGTTCTTTCCACCGAGCAGGCCAAGACTTCGATCCAGCAGATGCAGGCGATCATCAACGGTGGCTTCACCGACCAGATCAGCCAGCTCGACTCCCAGGGCAAGACGCTGTCCGACCCCAACGTGTGGGACGGGCCGCTGGCGGAGAAGTTCCGCGGCTCGACCTGGCCCGAGACGCGTGCGGCTCTCGACAAGGCCAAGCAGGAGCTCGAGGAGCTCCGCAGCCAGCTGACCCAGATCTCGCAGAACATCATGTCCGCCGGCGGCGGCGCCTGAGCCACGCGGCGCTTCACTGACCACTCGCCCCCACCCGGGCGAGTGATCGGTGTGGTGCCGTGGGCCCGGGCCGCACGACCGGCCCGGTGCACGCGCTGCAGCAGTAGTCCGGGTACACCTGCAGAGGAGTTGAGTCGTGGCCGACCTGGGTGCGATCGAGGAAGACGTCGTCTTCGACGACGCCACCGCTGACGCCTTCAGTCAGGGGTGTGACTCGGCGGCCGACGTGATCGAGGGCCAGGCCGGGTCGCGGGCGTCGTGGAAGAACACCGCGCTGACCGACTTCCGGGGCGCGTTCTCCGAGCTGTTCCGCTCCAACGCCTCGGTCGCCGCCGCCGACGCCACCGAGCTGGCCTCCCGGCTGCGGGAGGTCGCCACCGGCGTACGCCTGCTCAAGGAGGAGGCGCGCAAGGAGCAGCAGCGCCGCGAGACCGCGAGGCAGTGGAAGCAGGAGCAGGACGACCGCAACCTGTGGGACAAGGGTGTCGACGCCGTGTTCGGTGGCGACGACCCGCCGGTCGGTCCGCCGGCCGCCGAGCCCACGATCCCGGTGTCGGCGCCGGTCAACGGCACCCGCGAGACTCCCACCCCCGGCTCGGGCGGGGGTGGGGGCGGCGGCGGCACCTCCTCGGCCAGGCCCGAGGACCTGCGGGCCTTCGCCAACGGCTCCCGTGGCGCCAACCGGGCCATCGACTCCAAGCCCGCGACCCTGCGCAGCCGCTACTCGAGCTTCTCGGCGCGCTGCCAGTGGGGCAGCATCGACGCCTCGGGGGTCTTCACCGGTTTCGACAAGTACGTCACGGCCAACGAGGAGGACGTCCGCTGGGCGACGCTCGTCGCCGACGCGTTCGCCGCCGCGGGCGGGGAGGGTGCGGTCTCGACCCTGTCCGACTCCGCGCTGCTGGCCACCCTCCAGGCCGCCGGCGTCGACGCCTCGCGCCAGGACATCGTCATCGACCCGCCGACCGCCTACGGCGCACCGCCCACCAGCGGCTACGCCAACGACCCGGTCAACACCGCGACCGGCAACTTCCTCGAGAACGAGACCGACCTCGGTTTCCCCGGAGCCGCTTCGGCCCTCGCGCTCACCCGGACCTACAACTCCTTCGACTCCTCCGCGGGGGCGTTCGGTCCGGGCTGGTCCTCGTGGACCGAGGCCGGCCTCGCGCTGGACGACGAGGCCGCCCGGATGACGCTGCCCGACGGTCGCGTCATCGTCTTCCCGCGGCTCGGCACCGGCTGGGACCGCGCCACCGGGGCCAACCTGTGGCTCGAGGCCACGGCCCGGGGATCCCGCGCCCGTGACAACCAGGGCGCCTGGTGGCAGTACGACGACCGCGGTCGTCTCGTCGAGCTCGCGACCCGGCCGGGTGCGGCCATCCGGCTCGTCCACGACGACGACCGGCTGCTCCGCCTGGAGCACGAGCGCGGCCGCGCCGTCGACCTGTCGTGGGACGAGGCCGGCACCCGGGTGACCGGCGCGACCGCCTCGGACGGCCGCCACCTCGACTACGCCTACGACGACTCCGGTCGGCTGACCGGCGTCACCGGACCGGCCGGCACCCGTTCCTACGCCTGGGACGACGCCGGCCTGATCTCCTCGGTCACCGACGCCGACGGGGTGGTCGAGGCCGAGAACGCCTACGACGAGCACGGGCGGGTGACCCACCAGCGCTCGGCCTTCGGCCGCCGCACCCGGTTCGCCTACCTGCCCGGCAACGTCACGGTCGTCTCCGACGAGGACGGCACCCGCTCCAACACCTGGCTCCACGACTCCAAGGGCCGGCTGATCGGCGTCGTCGACGCCCACGAGCAACGCCAGTCCACCAGCTACGACGCTCACGGCAACGTGGTCCTCGTCACCGAGCGTGACGACGCCACCACCGTCCACGAGTACGACGACCGCGGCCGGCGTACGCGCACCGTGACTGCGTCCGGTGCCGACCTCACGTTCGGCTACGACGAGCTGGACCGGATCACCACCGTGGTCGCCGAGTCGGGCGCGGTCACCGAGTACTCCTACGAGGGCGAGGCCCGCGAACCGGTCGCGATCACCGACCCCGAGGGCGGGGTCACCCGGATGACCTGGGTCGACGGGCTGCTCACCCAGCTCGTCGACCCCACCGGGGTCGTCGTGGGCTTCGAGCACGACCAGCACGGCGACCTGGTCGCCACCACCGACGGGCTCGGCAACACCGCGCGGGTCGAGCGCGATGCGACCGGACGGGTCACCGCCGCGATCACCCCGAGCGGCCACCGGACCACCTTCACCTACGCGCCCTCCGGGCTGCTCGCCGCGCGCCAGGACCCGGACGGCGCCGTGTGGCGCTACGAGCACACCGCCGCGGGCCGGCTCACCGCCACCATCGACCCGCTCGGCGCCCGTACCGAGATCGAGCACGGCCCGCACGGCGAGGAGACCCGCACCGTCGACCCGCTGGGTCGTGCCGTCACCCGCCACCTCGACGACCTCGGCAACCTCGCCTCGGTCGAGCTGCCCGACGGCACCCGCTGGGAGTTCACCCACGACGCCCTCTCCCGGCTCGTCGAGACCGTCGACCCCGCCGGCTCCCACTGGACGCGGGAGCACGACTCGGCCGGTCAGGTCTCGGCCACCGTCGACCCCACCGGGGTCCGCCACGACCTCGTGACGGACCGCCTCGCTGGCACCCTGACAGTCGGCGACGGGGACGCGTCCCTGGGCTCCCGGTTCGACGCGTTCGGTCGGCTGACGGCCCGCGAGCAGGCCGACGGATCGACGGCGATGGCGACGTACGACCGCTGCGGGCGAGCCGTCGAGCTGCTCGACGCCGACGGCGGACTGACCCGGATCGAGCGCGACGCAGCCGGTCGCGTCGTGGCGGTCACGACGCCGGGAGGAGCGCGCTCCACCCGCGACTACGACGCCTGCGGCCGGCTGGCCGCCCTGGTCGACCCCGAGGGTGCGCGCACCACCCAGGAGTACGACGTGGACGGCCGCGTCGTGCGCCGCGTGCTGCCCACGGGCGAGGTCGCCTGGACCGACTACGACCCGACCGGGCGCGTCACCGCCCGGTTCGAGCCCGGGCAGGGCATCGCGCGCTACCGCTACGACCGGGCCGGCCGCGTCGTGGAGTCCTCCGACACCTGGTACGGCCGACGGCGCTACCGCCACGACGCCGCCGGACAGCTGGTCGAGGTCGTCAACGGCAACGGGGGCGTGACCCGCTACGGCTACGACGGGAACGGCCGGGCCGTCGAGATCACCGACCCGCTCGGCAACGTCACCCGCCGCGAGTTCGACGCGATGAACCGCTGCATCGCGGAGACCGACCCGCTCGGCCGCACCACCCGCGCGGGCTACGACGAGAGCGGACGGATCGCCTGGCAGACCGACCCGACCGGCCGGCGTACGACCTGGACCTACGACGCGTCCGGGCGGTTGGCCGGGACCGCGGTCGACGGCCGGACCATGACCACCATCGAGCGCGACGTCCGCGCCCGGCGCCTGGTCGTGTCCGACCACACCCGCCCCGACGGCCGGGCCGTGCAGCACACGACGTCCTGGAACCGTCGGGGGCAGCTGGTCAGCCGTCGCCGCGACGAGCTCGAGGTCTCGTGGGACTACGACGCCGACGGGCGCCGGACGTCGATGACCACGCCCGACGGCAGCACCACCCGTTACCGGCGCGACACCGCAGGACGCCTGGTCGGGGTCGAGCACCCGCTGCTGGGCACCGCGACCCTGGAGCGCGACGCGTCCGGCCGGCTGGTCGCGGCCTCGGCGGGCGGGATGCTCCAGGCCTGGGAGCACCGCGAGGGATTCGTCGTCGCCCACACCGTGGGCGACGCGGACGGTCTGTCCCGCACCACCATCACGCGTGACGACAGCGGGCGGATCATCGCCCTCGACCGTGACGACGCCACGATCGCCTACGACTACGACGAGGCCTGCC
This genomic interval from Nocardioides euryhalodurans contains the following:
- a CDS encoding pyrophosphorylase codes for the protein MSRVLSTEQAKTSIQQMQAIINGGFTDQISQLDSQGKTLSDPNVWDGPLAEKFRGSTWPETRAALDKAKQELEELRSQLTQISQNIMSAGGGA
- a CDS encoding Imm1 family immunity protein, encoding MTSARFGAVEVAVVGLCLGLGIVVPLFREVSPLTVAVTVAVGLVIGAALGILSGAARGVAVLVGLLGGVAVGQTMGLPDAWNLSWSLALLAGLVVGSVLFDARSRRPGGRRSSPEPPPAGSVLLTWTDGDDEHRLEAPSAERVAAAVRALDGDRRSVVSILRGAARLDVGGDARGAMMVYESDDHTDHRTTWHHLTTPDGDADEDEVAVTIAGWPGRFRGPQTTTVDPALRAVEHFRSTGQRAPGLPWHGDRQVADMRPPALQRTDGPARRTR
- a CDS encoding DUF6531 domain-containing protein, whose product is MVDLGAIDEDVRFDHGAADTLASRCDAAADVIEGQAGSRASWKNTALTDFRGAFSELFRSNASVAAADATELASRLREVATGVRLLKEEARKEQQRRETARQWKREQDDRNLWDKGVDAVFGGDDPPVGPPAAEPTIPVSAPVNGTRETPTPGSGGGGGGGGTSSARPEDLRAFANGSRGANQTLSAKPAMCRSAYTTFEAGCGWGRLEASGVFTGFDKYLDANEEDVRWATLVADAFAAAGGEGAVSTLSDSALLATLQAAGVDASRQDIVIDPPTAYGHPPTTGYSVDPVNTATGNFLEREVDLSFTGATAALVWDRTYNSFSQQAGAFGPGWSSWTEAGLALDDEAARMTLPDGRVIVFPRLGTGWDRATGENMWLARDDAGLQATTNDGKVLTFDGAGRLSALSHGAGTTVRLEHDAGRLVRVVHERGRSVDLTWADERIVRATGSDGRTVDYAYDDSGRLVTAAGPAGLRSYAWDDAGLISSVTDADGVVEAENAYDAHRRVTLQRTPHGRVVRFVYLPGNVTVVSDEDGTRSNTWLHDQRGRLIGVVDTDERRQSTSYDAHGNPVMVTERDGSVTVHEYDDRGRRTRTVTPSGADLTYGYDEADRITTVVAESGGVVEYSYDGADRNPSLMVDPEGGRTRFSWRAGLLTEMVDPVGVTVRFDYDDRGDLVATTDALGNTARLERDPTGRVTASVSPLGHRTRWTYLPHGHLGSRQDPDGAVWRYEHTAAGRLSAVIDPTGSRTEIEHGSHGEETRTVDPLGRAVTRHLDDLGNLASVELPDGSRWEFTHDALSRLVAATDPAGAEWRYDYDANGDLTATTDPTGVRIGASVDRPARTLTVGDGEADRTWSFDPLGRATAATDPDGTSAVTVHDACGRPVELLDGDGGLTRIERDAAGRAVAVTSPTGAVTRFEYDARGRLAALVDPTGARTTYEHDADGRLVREVLPTGEVAWTEHDPCGRVTAASVPGRGVARYRYDAAGRVVESSDTWFGRRRFRYDAAGQLVEVVNGNGGVTRFERDPRGRAVAVTDPLGHTTRRSYDQLDRPVSQTDALGRTTRAGYDAAGRLAFQESPTGSRVEWTHDTAGRIASEVVDGRLVTSVEHDPRARTVRISDHTQEHRTTTHLLEWNRRDQLVRHVRDDRATTWAYDADGNRTSLTTPDGRSTTFERDAAGRVSVVEHPLLGRAVLERDGSGRLVRATADGTLQTWERLDGFVVAHVHTDAGGATRTEVTRDEDGRITGIDRAGERTTYAYDLAHQLVESRLGGSVTRWSYDAAGRLVTESVDGAVRGHTHDPAGQLLATRGPDGLTTRHDYDGCGRRVRTERPDGRVRELSWTATGWLSAVTERAGDDVERTELHVDATGQLAWVGDTELWWDTASPRGRGLLQVGEVPLLPVGAVTGVGEDWIPAGWRTGRGEGTDPWQAGVSGGPGRPVVPGLPAGLGIGAAGELIIGGVDPLEWLDARVYDPASRGFLSTDPLDPVIGAGWAGNPYSYAGNDPLHALDPTGLRPATDADLQAYKDANNGWVSENWEYLVGGAMVIGGGIMIATGFGGPVGMALVAAGADTIIQKATTGEVNWGQVAVSGGLGLVGGAGAAWATRASVNGTAALRTTMLVNGGVNAAGAEAAYVINNRGNLTWQGAVGAGAGGFVSGAIGGAAGPSGGTLATQLGQRSTSLTAHAATGGVNFFGGFSGSVVNQTINGQPVNYGQAALSGGVNTATGAVSSVTMPSGSGMTTLNQTSYFGPRTVSGAFNLGGTNTQSMYLQGGAGAAQGATYDVFSD
- a CDS encoding DUF6531 domain-containing protein translates to MADLGAIEEDVVFDDATADAFSQGCDSAADVIEGQAGSRASWKNTALTDFRGAFSELFRSNASVAAADATELASRLREVATGVRLLKEEARKEQQRRETARQWKQEQDDRNLWDKGVDAVFGGDDPPVGPPAAEPTIPVSAPVNGTRETPTPGSGGGGGGGGTSSARPEDLRAFANGSRGANRAIDSKPATLRSRYSSFSARCQWGSIDASGVFTGFDKYVTANEEDVRWATLVADAFAAAGGEGAVSTLSDSALLATLQAAGVDASRQDIVIDPPTAYGAPPTSGYANDPVNTATGNFLENETDLGFPGAASALALTRTYNSFDSSAGAFGPGWSSWTEAGLALDDEAARMTLPDGRVIVFPRLGTGWDRATGANLWLEATARGSRARDNQGAWWQYDDRGRLVELATRPGAAIRLVHDDDRLLRLEHERGRAVDLSWDEAGTRVTGATASDGRHLDYAYDDSGRLTGVTGPAGTRSYAWDDAGLISSVTDADGVVEAENAYDEHGRVTHQRSAFGRRTRFAYLPGNVTVVSDEDGTRSNTWLHDSKGRLIGVVDAHEQRQSTSYDAHGNVVLVTERDDATTVHEYDDRGRRTRTVTASGADLTFGYDELDRITTVVAESGAVTEYSYEGEAREPVAITDPEGGVTRMTWVDGLLTQLVDPTGVVVGFEHDQHGDLVATTDGLGNTARVERDATGRVTAAITPSGHRTTFTYAPSGLLAARQDPDGAVWRYEHTAAGRLTATIDPLGARTEIEHGPHGEETRTVDPLGRAVTRHLDDLGNLASVELPDGTRWEFTHDALSRLVETVDPAGSHWTREHDSAGQVSATVDPTGVRHDLVTDRLAGTLTVGDGDASLGSRFDAFGRLTAREQADGSTAMATYDRCGRAVELLDADGGLTRIERDAAGRVVAVTTPGGARSTRDYDACGRLAALVDPEGARTTQEYDVDGRVVRRVLPTGEVAWTDYDPTGRVTARFEPGQGIARYRYDRAGRVVESSDTWYGRRRYRHDAAGQLVEVVNGNGGVTRYGYDGNGRAVEITDPLGNVTRREFDAMNRCIAETDPLGRTTRAGYDESGRIAWQTDPTGRRTTWTYDASGRLAGTAVDGRTMTTIERDVRARRLVVSDHTRPDGRAVQHTTSWNRRGQLVSRRRDELEVSWDYDADGRRTSMTTPDGSTTRYRRDTAGRLVGVEHPLLGTATLERDASGRLVAASAGGMLQAWEHREGFVVAHTVGDADGLSRTTITRDDSGRIIALDRDDATIAYDYDEACQLVEARTDDAVVEWRYDAAGRLVAESTDGPGRAYAHDAAGQLVSVTDPSGTTRHHHDELGRRIRTEHPDGRVRELEWSATGWLSGVTDRVGDRVTHTRVHVDARGELAAIASGEEPEQAMLWDSADPYAPGLVQAGDTPVIAAGPVTGIGDQWATAGWRTSRSQDPTGPWSLQPPVTGSGDALAAGWEIGAAGELSLGGADPLEWLGARVYDPSSRGFLSVDPLDPVVGSGWSGNPYAYAGNDPLHALDPTGLRPVTDAELAAYAAANNGALAAAGDWMADNWEYVAGGAMVIAGGVLVATGVGGPAGMMLIGAGADTIIQKATTGEVNWGQVAVAGALGGFGGAGIAARAGLTGTRAAVVAGVSSGGISGGVMSGYQYATGPGPHTPGGFARATIIGTGSGALLGGAGGGAGHAIGGRIMNSMTHNPGSSTMTMGRFMETRVIPYADTHGFGYYRGTPTGLYNAMDNHLPDSVAERANMWINKKWINYQMMEGKNLVDIGMPDGWTGGTGPYYGMELDQVSGYGQYSQDIQAAGDLR